A portion of the Faecalibacterium sp. I3-3-89 genome contains these proteins:
- the map gene encoding type I methionyl aminopeptidase, producing the protein MIQIKNAKELDGMRRANALSAAALKYGGEHIEAGMTTWELDKLIYDFIVKHGGIPNFKGLYGFPGTACISLNDTIIHGIPSHDIVIRPGDIVSIDTGAKVDGFNGDNACTYGVGKIDLEAQRLLDVTKAALYKGIEQAVAGNRIGDIGYAVQSYCEDAGFSVVREFVGHGTGRELHEDPEVPNYGHQGRGPRLVPGMTIAIEPMICQYDYKIKQLSDGWTVKTKDGGLAAHFEHSIAILKDHTEIMTKSWDDPDFDPSTFSFK; encoded by the coding sequence GTGATTCAGATCAAGAATGCGAAAGAGCTGGACGGTATGCGCAGGGCAAATGCTCTGAGCGCAGCTGCCCTGAAATACGGTGGTGAGCATATCGAGGCAGGCATGACCACTTGGGAGCTGGATAAGCTGATCTATGACTTCATCGTGAAGCATGGCGGCATCCCCAACTTCAAGGGTCTGTACGGCTTCCCCGGAACGGCCTGCATCAGTTTGAACGATACCATCATCCATGGTATCCCTTCGCATGACATCGTCATCCGTCCGGGTGACATCGTGAGCATCGACACCGGCGCAAAGGTGGACGGCTTCAACGGCGATAACGCCTGCACCTATGGGGTGGGCAAGATCGACCTCGAGGCCCAGCGCCTGCTGGACGTCACCAAGGCTGCTCTGTACAAGGGCATCGAACAGGCCGTGGCCGGCAACCGCATCGGTGACATCGGCTATGCCGTCCAGAGCTACTGCGAGGACGCAGGCTTCTCCGTGGTCCGCGAGTTCGTGGGCCACGGCACCGGCCGGGAGCTGCACGAGGACCCCGAGGTGCCGAACTACGGCCATCAGGGCCGCGGCCCCCGCCTCGTGCCCGGCATGACCATCGCCATCGAGCCGATGATCTGCCAGTACGACTACAAGATCAAGCAGCTGAGCGACGGCTGGACGGTCAAGACCAAGGACGGCGGTCTGGCGGCTCACTTCGAGCATTCCATTGCCATCCTGAAGGACCACACCGAGATCATGACCAAGAGCTGGGATGATCCCGATTTTGACCCGAGCACCTTCAGCTTCAAGTAA
- a CDS encoding DUF1385 domain-containing protein, which produces MNHEPKKECFKTSVGGQALMEGIMMRGPKQICCAVRKPDGTIETKIEDTPKHGIWAKIPIVRGAISMIESLITGYRYMMYSAQVSMGDEYDAEEEESAFEKWVGEHLGKKAEDILMAGAALVGGLFAILLFTVLPTVLVGGLGKVVVLTRWPKVILEALLKVAIFLTYMVAISKMKEIHRVFEYHGAEHKTIACYEAGDELTVENVRKYTRFHPRCGTSFLILVVIVSVFLYSVLPWSSTSLRVVFKLLLLPVVMGISYELLKWCGRSDNLATRIIRQPGLWVQRLTVFEPDDSMIEVAIAAVTPVLPEKPEDGTW; this is translated from the coding sequence ATGAATCACGAACCCAAGAAGGAATGCTTTAAGACCAGCGTAGGCGGTCAGGCCCTGATGGAGGGCATCATGATGCGCGGCCCGAAGCAGATCTGCTGCGCCGTGCGCAAGCCGGACGGCACCATTGAGACCAAGATCGAGGATACCCCCAAACACGGCATCTGGGCAAAGATCCCCATCGTGCGGGGGGCCATCTCGATGATCGAGAGCCTCATTACCGGCTACCGATACATGATGTACTCCGCACAGGTGAGCATGGGCGACGAGTACGACGCCGAAGAGGAAGAGTCCGCCTTCGAAAAATGGGTGGGCGAGCATCTGGGCAAAAAGGCCGAAGACATCCTGATGGCCGGTGCGGCCCTTGTGGGCGGTCTGTTCGCCATCCTGCTCTTCACCGTTCTGCCCACGGTGCTGGTGGGCGGTCTCGGCAAGGTGGTCGTCCTGACCCGCTGGCCGAAGGTCATCCTCGAAGCGTTGCTCAAGGTCGCCATCTTTCTGACCTACATGGTGGCCATCTCCAAGATGAAGGAGATCCACCGCGTCTTCGAATACCACGGTGCCGAGCACAAGACCATCGCCTGCTACGAGGCCGGCGACGAGCTGACCGTGGAGAATGTCCGCAAGTATACCCGCTTCCACCCCCGCTGCGGAACCAGCTTCCTCATTCTGGTGGTCATCGTCAGCGTCTTTCTCTACAGTGTCCTGCCGTGGAGCAGCACCAGCCTCCGTGTGGTCTTCAAGCTGCTGCTTCTGCCCGTGGTCATGGGCATCAGCTACGAGCTGCTGAAATGGTGCGGCCGCTCGGATAACCTTGCGACCCGCATCATCCGCCAGCCCGGTCTCTGGGTGCAGCGGCTGACCGTCTTTGAACCCGACGACAGCATGATCGAGGTGGCCATTGCAGCCGTGACGCCCGTTTTGCCCGAAAAGCCGGAGGACGGAACATGGTGA
- a CDS encoding DNA-directed RNA polymerase subunit alpha, which yields MMEIERPKIETASLSPDGRYGKFVAEPLERGFGITLGNSLRRVLLSSLPGVAVTSVKIDGVVHEFSTIEGVKEDVTEIVLNLKGIAAKLYTDGPKTVRVEAVGPCEVTADNIKQGDDIEILNPEWHIATLGEGGKLVMELTFDKGRGYVPAERNKQAIIEKNDINTLPVDSIYTPVLKVNYNVESTRVGQAIDYDKLTIEVWTDGTINAQEAVSLAARVLTEHLNLFVNLSDEAAGAEIMVEKTNDDKEKALEMTIEELDLSVRSFNCLKRAGINTVEDLVSKSEDEMMKVRNLGRKSLEEVMAKLDSLGFKLNTDDE from the coding sequence ATGATGGAGATTGAACGTCCCAAAATCGAAACGGCAAGCCTGTCTCCCGACGGCCGCTACGGCAAGTTCGTGGCAGAGCCGCTGGAGCGTGGTTTTGGCATCACACTGGGCAACAGCCTGCGTCGTGTGCTTCTTTCCTCTCTGCCCGGTGTCGCCGTGACCAGCGTCAAGATCGACGGCGTGGTTCACGAGTTCTCCACCATTGAGGGCGTCAAGGAAGACGTTACCGAGATTGTCCTGAACCTGAAGGGTATCGCTGCAAAGCTGTACACCGATGGTCCGAAGACAGTGCGTGTTGAAGCGGTCGGCCCCTGTGAGGTCACTGCAGACAACATCAAACAGGGCGATGATATTGAGATCCTGAACCCTGAGTGGCACATTGCAACCCTCGGCGAGGGCGGCAAGCTCGTCATGGAGCTGACCTTCGATAAGGGTCGCGGCTATGTGCCCGCTGAGCGCAACAAACAGGCCATCATCGAGAAGAATGACATCAACACTCTTCCCGTTGATAGCATTTACACCCCCGTGCTCAAGGTGAATTATAATGTCGAGAGCACCCGTGTGGGCCAGGCGATCGATTATGACAAGCTGACCATCGAGGTTTGGACCGATGGCACGATCAATGCGCAGGAGGCCGTTTCTCTGGCAGCCCGCGTGCTGACCGAGCACCTGAACCTGTTCGTCAACCTGTCCGACGAGGCCGCTGGCGCTGAGATCATGGTGGAGAAGACCAACGACGACAAGGAGAAGGCTCTGGAGATGACCATCGAAGAGCTGGATCTGAGCGTCCGTTCCTTCAACTGCCTCAAGCGCGCCGGTATCAACACGGTGGAGGATCTGGTCAGCAAGAGCGAGGACGAAATGATGAAGGTTCGCAACCTCGGCCGCAAGAGCCTCGAGGAAGTCATGGCAAAGCTGGACTCCCTCGGCTTCAAGCTGAACACAGACGATGAGTAA
- a CDS encoding sensor histidine kinase, whose amino-acid sequence MRSGITRRWLQGSLLITVLLVLLVEVMFLYSTTRSYYNGVQQTMYRRFSSITGQLKMYTGETSQKTAASRSVALRRMVEQFSDKDKYEFMLLDSYGGVIASSSGTDAEGIVTSTDFEQAQEAMDGQGVAIYRTQSGEMVMAACCLVPYAAEDVAAMRLVTSLTLVGQQLKRTAVVALIMGTAVLAFTIMSGLYFVRSIVVPLGQVERTAASIARGELDVRLPVTGDERDEVDRLRGTINRMAEGLEETEKMKNEFISSVSHELRTPLTSIRGWVETLRTLDDPSDENYRKGLEIINNETARLYNMVEELLDFSRLQNGRLKMTCRPLDLVAELTDAVLFCEARIQREGLVLVYNEPEEMIPVYADPDRLRQVFINIMDNAIKYSAPGGRITVKLWAGEYKAFVEILDQGRGIPPEDLENVKTKFYKGSNSVRGSGIGLALVDSIMTALDGTMDIKSTLGRGTVVTLGLPLYKK is encoded by the coding sequence ATGCGAAGCGGCATTACCCGGAGATGGCTGCAGGGCAGTCTGCTCATTACGGTGCTGCTGGTGCTGCTGGTGGAGGTCATGTTCCTCTACAGCACCACCCGCAGCTACTACAACGGCGTCCAGCAGACCATGTACCGCCGCTTTTCGTCCATCACCGGCCAGCTCAAGATGTACACCGGCGAGACGAGCCAGAAGACCGCCGCCAGCCGCAGCGTGGCGCTGCGCCGGATGGTGGAGCAGTTCTCCGACAAGGACAAATACGAGTTCATGCTGCTGGACAGCTACGGCGGCGTGATCGCCTCGTCCAGCGGCACCGACGCGGAGGGCATCGTGACCAGCACCGACTTTGAACAGGCGCAGGAGGCCATGGACGGGCAGGGCGTCGCCATCTACCGCACCCAGAGCGGCGAGATGGTCATGGCGGCCTGCTGCCTCGTGCCCTATGCCGCCGAGGATGTGGCCGCGATGCGCCTCGTCACCAGCCTGACGCTGGTGGGGCAGCAGCTCAAGCGGACGGCGGTGGTGGCCCTCATCATGGGCACGGCGGTGCTGGCCTTTACCATCATGTCGGGCCTCTATTTTGTGCGGAGCATCGTGGTGCCGCTGGGGCAGGTGGAGCGCACTGCCGCCAGCATCGCCCGGGGCGAGCTGGACGTCCGTCTGCCCGTCACCGGCGACGAGCGGGACGAGGTAGACCGTCTGCGGGGCACCATCAACCGGATGGCTGAGGGTCTCGAGGAGACAGAAAAGATGAAGAACGAGTTCATCAGCTCTGTCTCCCACGAGCTGCGCACCCCGCTCACCTCCATCCGGGGCTGGGTGGAGACCCTGCGCACGCTGGACGACCCCTCGGACGAGAACTACCGCAAGGGCCTCGAGATCATCAACAACGAGACGGCCCGCCTCTACAACATGGTGGAAGAGCTGCTGGATTTCAGCCGCTTGCAGAACGGACGCCTCAAGATGACCTGCCGCCCCCTCGACCTCGTGGCGGAGCTGACCGACGCGGTGCTCTTCTGCGAGGCCCGCATCCAGCGGGAGGGGCTTGTGCTGGTGTACAATGAGCCGGAGGAGATGATCCCGGTCTACGCCGACCCCGACCGACTGCGGCAGGTGTTCATCAACATCATGGACAATGCCATCAAATATTCTGCCCCCGGCGGACGGATCACCGTCAAGCTCTGGGCCGGGGAGTACAAGGCCTTCGTGGAGATCCTCGATCAGGGCCGGGGCATCCCGCCGGAAGATCTGGAAAACGTCAAGACCAAGTTCTACAAGGGCAGCAACTCGGTGCGGGGCAGCGGCATCGGTCTGGCACTGGTGGACTCCATCATGACCGCCCTCGACGGCACGATGGACATCAAGAGCACGCTGGGCCGGGGCACTGTGGTGACGCTGGGCCTGCCGCTCTACAAAAAGTAA
- the secY gene encoding preprotein translocase subunit SecY, with protein sequence MFQTFRNAWKIPELKNRLLFTLAILVVYRLGCAIPVPFVTGSALTQMFSNGNMLAYLDMMSGGALSRCTLFALGVTPYINASIIVQLLTVAIPSLENIAKEPDGQQKLQQITRYAGGIIALIMSLGYYFVVRNMGALKYTSGAAGIFTAVVIIATFTAGAQLITWCGEQIDDKGIGNGLSLLIFSSIVSNWSSLYTTVAGLLTRAAAGESQFYIFLPLLLVLALVVIVFIVIMTNAERRITIQYAKRVVGRKQMGGQNSYLPLKLNMSGVMPIIFASALVSIPGTIGSFLQVDQAAHPFWYAFFRTFNYTSPLYVVIYLLLILAFNYFYVAIQYNPVEIANNLRRNNGSIPGFRPGKPTSDFITRTLNKITLIGAIFLAVVAVLPIVLGNLTGMSIQLGGTSLLIVVGVALDTTRSLDSFMTMRSHKGFLG encoded by the coding sequence GTGTTCCAGACATTCCGTAACGCATGGAAGATCCCCGAGCTTAAAAATCGTCTCCTGTTCACGCTGGCGATCCTCGTGGTGTATCGTTTGGGCTGTGCTATCCCGGTGCCCTTCGTGACCGGCTCTGCGCTGACGCAGATGTTCTCGAACGGCAATATGCTCGCATATCTTGATATGATGAGCGGCGGCGCACTGTCCCGGTGCACGCTCTTCGCGTTAGGTGTGACACCCTATATCAACGCATCCATCATCGTGCAGCTGCTCACGGTGGCCATCCCCTCGCTGGAAAACATTGCGAAGGAACCGGACGGCCAGCAGAAGCTGCAGCAGATCACCCGGTACGCCGGCGGCATCATCGCTCTGATCATGAGCCTCGGCTACTACTTTGTGGTCCGTAACATGGGCGCACTGAAGTACACTTCCGGCGCGGCTGGTATCTTTACCGCCGTGGTCATCATCGCCACCTTCACCGCAGGTGCTCAGCTGATCACCTGGTGCGGCGAGCAGATCGATGACAAGGGCATCGGCAACGGCCTGTCCCTTCTGATCTTCTCTTCGATCGTTTCCAACTGGTCCTCTCTCTACACCACGGTGGCGGGTCTCCTGACCCGTGCTGCCGCAGGCGAGAGCCAGTTCTACATCTTCCTGCCCCTGCTGCTCGTTCTGGCACTGGTCGTGATCGTGTTCATCGTCATTATGACGAACGCTGAGCGCCGCATCACCATCCAGTACGCCAAGCGCGTGGTGGGCCGCAAGCAGATGGGCGGGCAGAACAGCTACCTGCCGCTGAAGCTGAACATGAGCGGCGTCATGCCCATCATCTTCGCTTCCGCTCTGGTCTCGATCCCGGGCACGATCGGCAGCTTCCTGCAGGTCGACCAGGCTGCGCATCCGTTCTGGTACGCATTCTTCCGTACCTTCAACTATACGTCGCCGCTTTACGTCGTCATCTACCTGCTGCTGATCCTGGCCTTCAACTACTTCTATGTGGCCATCCAGTACAACCCCGTTGAGATCGCCAACAATCTGCGCCGCAACAACGGCTCGATCCCCGGCTTCCGTCCCGGCAAGCCGACCAGCGATTTCATCACCCGCACGCTGAACAAGATCACCCTCATCGGCGCGATCTTCCTCGCTGTGGTGGCTGTACTGCCGATCGTTCTGGGCAACCTGACCGGTATGAGCATCCAGCTGGGCGGTACCAGCCTGCTGATCGTGGTCGGTGTGGCACTCGATACCACCCGCAGCCTCGACAGCTTCATGACGATGCGCAGCCACAAGGGCTTCCTCGGCTGA
- the rpsK gene encoding 30S ribosomal protein S11 translates to MASANNAKKGANVRMKRKERKNIAAGQAHIQSTFNNTVVTITDLQGNAVSWCSSGSLNFRGSRKSTPFAAQSAAETAAKVAIEHGMKTVEVYVKGPGAGRESAIRALQATGLEVTLIKDVTPIPHNGCRPPKRRRV, encoded by the coding sequence ATGGCAAGTGCAAATAACGCCAAGAAGGGCGCAAACGTCCGCATGAAGCGGAAAGAGCGTAAGAACATTGCAGCCGGTCAGGCTCATATCCAGTCTACGTTCAACAATACTGTCGTCACCATCACCGACCTGCAGGGCAATGCAGTGTCTTGGTGCTCCTCTGGCTCCCTGAACTTCCGCGGCAGCCGCAAGAGCACTCCGTTTGCAGCTCAGTCTGCAGCCGAGACTGCTGCCAAGGTCGCTATCGAGCATGGCATGAAGACCGTTGAGGTCTACGTCAAGGGCCCCGGCGCTGGCCGTGAGTCCGCTATCCGTGCGCTTCAGGCCACCGGTCTGGAAGTCACCCTCATCAAGGACGTGACTCCCATCCCCCACAACGGCTGCCGTCCCCCGAAGCGCCGTCGTGTCTGA
- a CDS encoding response regulator transcription factor, protein MVKVLVVEDEASIREMIALNLRLAGMEAVEADSAEAALPLLEQRPGCDAAILDVMLPGMNGFSLCETIRRTDQKIGIIILSAKGQEQDKIRGLSIGADDYMTKPFSVSELLARVEALCRRVGRSASTAAGEQAPVSLVSGSFVLDENRRVLLKAGKPIELTQVEFQIMELFFRNPGVALVRERILKGVWGENYFGDVKIVDVNIRRLRMKVEDEPSHPAHILTVWGYGYRWEE, encoded by the coding sequence ATGGTCAAGGTTCTGGTAGTAGAGGATGAAGCCAGCATCCGGGAGATGATCGCGCTGAACCTGCGTCTGGCCGGGATGGAGGCTGTGGAGGCGGACAGCGCCGAAGCGGCTCTGCCGCTGTTGGAGCAGCGCCCGGGCTGCGATGCGGCCATTCTGGACGTGATGCTGCCGGGCATGAACGGCTTCTCGCTCTGCGAGACCATCCGCCGCACCGACCAGAAGATCGGCATCATCATCCTGAGCGCCAAGGGGCAGGAGCAGGACAAGATCCGCGGCCTGTCCATCGGCGCCGACGACTATATGACCAAGCCCTTCAGCGTCAGCGAGCTGCTGGCCCGGGTGGAGGCCCTCTGCCGCCGCGTAGGCCGTTCGGCCAGCACGGCGGCGGGGGAGCAGGCTCCGGTCTCGCTGGTAAGCGGCAGCTTTGTGCTGGACGAGAACCGCCGCGTCCTGCTCAAGGCGGGCAAGCCCATCGAGCTGACGCAGGTGGAGTTCCAGATCATGGAGCTGTTCTTCCGCAACCCCGGCGTTGCGCTGGTGCGGGAGCGCATCCTGAAAGGGGTCTGGGGCGAGAACTACTTCGGTGATGTCAAGATCGTGGACGTGAACATCCGCCGCCTGCGGATGAAGGTGGAGGATGAACCCAGCCACCCGGCCCATATCCTCACGGTGTGGGGATATGGGTATCGGTGGGAGGAGTAA
- a CDS encoding adenylate kinase, whose protein sequence is MNLILLGAPGAGKGTQAEIICAKLNIPAISTGNILRAAVKDGTEMGLKAKSFMDAGALVPDEVIIGILKERLSEADCANGFILDGVPRTIAQAEAIEKMGIRIDKVLELSVADNVIVERMGGRRVCEKCGASYHIVNKKSKVEGVCDCCGGKLVIRKDDQPATVLDRLKAYHEQTEPLVDFYRQRGKLAVIPFSDSIEATTAEIMKALEA, encoded by the coding sequence ATGAATCTGATTCTGTTGGGCGCTCCCGGCGCAGGCAAAGGTACGCAGGCTGAGATTATCTGCGCAAAACTGAACATCCCCGCCATCAGCACGGGCAACATCCTCCGCGCCGCCGTCAAGGACGGCACTGAGATGGGCCTGAAGGCCAAGAGCTTTATGGATGCCGGCGCACTGGTCCCCGATGAGGTCATCATCGGCATCCTGAAGGAGCGCCTGTCCGAGGCTGACTGCGCCAACGGCTTCATTCTGGACGGTGTGCCCCGCACCATCGCGCAGGCAGAGGCCATCGAGAAGATGGGCATCCGCATCGACAAGGTGCTGGAGCTGTCCGTTGCCGACAATGTCATCGTTGAGCGGATGGGCGGCCGCCGCGTCTGCGAGAAGTGCGGCGCAAGCTACCACATCGTCAACAAGAAGAGCAAGGTCGAGGGCGTGTGCGATTGCTGCGGCGGCAAGCTCGTCATCCGCAAGGACGATCAGCCCGCCACCGTGCTGGATCGACTGAAGGCATACCACGAGCAGACCGAGCCGCTGGTGGACTTCTACCGTCAGCGCGGCAAGCTGGCTGTCATCCCCTTCAGTGACTCCATCGAGGCGACCACGGCAGAGATCATGAAGGCTTTGGAGGCATAA
- the infA gene encoding translation initiation factor IF-1, which yields MSKEDVIEIEGIVREAMPNAIFKVEMLSEDKNTGKLAPSGHILLAHISGKLRTNFIRILPGDKVTVEMSPYDLSKGRITWRSK from the coding sequence TTGTCTAAAGAAGACGTCATCGAGATCGAAGGCATCGTGCGTGAAGCCATGCCCAACGCCATCTTCAAGGTGGAAATGTTGAGCGAGGACAAGAACACCGGGAAGCTTGCTCCCAGTGGTCACATCCTCTTAGCGCACATCTCCGGCAAGCTGCGGACCAATTTCATCCGTATCCTGCCCGGGGACAAGGTAACCGTGGAAATGTCGCCCTACGACCTGTCGAAGGGCCGCATCACCTGGCGCTCCAAATAA
- the rplQ gene encoding 50S ribosomal protein L17, which yields MPGTRKLGRTSDSRNAMMRAMVTYLLENGKIETTVTRAKDVRSMAEKMITLGKASDLHTKRQVYAYITKEDVAKKLFDEISPKYADRNGGYTRIIKIGARRGDAAEMAVLELV from the coding sequence ATGCCCGGTACCAGAAAGCTCGGTAGAACCAGCGACAGCCGCAACGCTATGATGCGCGCTATGGTTACCTACCTGTTAGAGAATGGCAAGATTGAGACCACTGTCACTCGCGCTAAGGACGTTCGTTCCATGGCCGAGAAGATGATCACCCTGGGTAAGGCCAGCGACCTGCACACCAAGCGTCAGGTCTACGCCTACATCACCAAGGAAGATGTTGCAAAGAAGCTGTTTGACGAGATCAGCCCCAAGTACGCTGACCGCAACGGCGGCTACACCCGCATCATCAAGATCGGCGCTCGCCGCGGCGACGCTGCTGAGATGGCAGTTCTGGAGCTTGTCTAA
- the rplO gene encoding 50S ribosomal protein L15, whose protein sequence is MKLHELHAIPGANKAVTRKGRGIGSGNGKTAGFGSKGQKARSGVKHAGFEGGQMPLARRLPKVGFNNIFATQYAIVNVADLEAAFEAGEVVDTEALKAKGLVKKTLDGVKVLGNGELTKALTVKAAAYSASAKEKIEKAGGKAEVM, encoded by the coding sequence ATGAAACTTCATGAACTGCACGCGATTCCCGGCGCAAACAAGGCTGTGACCCGCAAGGGCCGCGGCATTGGCTCCGGCAATGGCAAGACTGCCGGTTTTGGCAGCAAGGGCCAGAAGGCCCGTTCCGGCGTGAAGCACGCTGGTTTCGAGGGCGGCCAGATGCCTCTGGCACGCCGTCTGCCGAAGGTCGGCTTTAACAACATCTTTGCCACCCAGTACGCCATCGTCAACGTGGCCGATCTGGAGGCAGCTTTCGAGGCCGGCGAAGTCGTCGACACCGAGGCTCTGAAGGCAAAGGGTCTGGTCAAGAAGACCCTGGACGGCGTTAAGGTCCTGGGCAACGGCGAGCTGACCAAGGCTCTGACCGTCAAGGCCGCAGCCTATTCCGCTTCTGCCAAAGAGAAAATCGAGAAGGCAGGCGGAAAGGCTGAGGTGATGTAA
- a CDS encoding N5-glutamine methyltransferase family protein yields MVSEGMLPRAAVREVEERLTAAGCPDADFDARELFRLATGRDARLTDRPLDADEAARLEALTLRRAAREPLQYLCGSWPFLDFELAVGPGVLCPRADTEVVAEAAAGMLAGVETPRVLDLCAGTGCLGLGVKRLCPAAVVTCVEKSPEAYAYLEKNTRLALKGQGGSTENVLDASPFEAPVFDWGFRTARAAEPVEGDLFTYWQTLPDGQLDLIVSNPPYLTAQEMRELQPEVAKEPAMALEAGDDGLVFYRAIAEHYQKALRPGGALALEIGWQQREAVEALLEANGWVDITCRKDFGGNDRCVMARRAK; encoded by the coding sequence ATGGTGAGCGAAGGGATGCTGCCCCGGGCCGCCGTCCGGGAAGTGGAAGAGCGTTTGACGGCGGCAGGCTGTCCCGATGCGGACTTCGACGCCCGGGAGCTGTTCCGGCTGGCCACAGGCCGCGATGCCCGGCTCACAGACCGCCCGCTGGACGCCGACGAAGCGGCCAGACTGGAGGCGCTGACCCTCCGCCGCGCAGCCCGGGAGCCTTTGCAGTACCTCTGCGGCAGCTGGCCCTTCCTCGACTTTGAGCTGGCCGTGGGGCCGGGGGTGCTCTGCCCCCGCGCCGACACCGAGGTGGTGGCCGAAGCTGCTGCCGGGATGCTGGCAGGTGTGGAAACGCCGCGTGTGCTGGACCTTTGCGCCGGAACAGGCTGTCTTGGCCTCGGCGTCAAGCGGCTCTGCCCGGCGGCGGTCGTTACCTGCGTGGAAAAAAGCCCGGAGGCCTATGCCTACCTCGAAAAGAACACCCGTCTGGCCCTGAAGGGGCAGGGCGGCAGCACCGAAAATGTGCTGGATGCTTCGCCCTTTGAGGCCCCGGTCTTTGACTGGGGCTTCCGGACTGCCCGCGCTGCGGAGCCGGTGGAAGGCGACCTCTTCACCTACTGGCAGACCCTGCCCGACGGGCAGCTGGACCTCATCGTCTCCAATCCGCCCTACCTGACGGCGCAGGAGATGCGGGAGCTGCAGCCTGAGGTGGCGAAAGAGCCTGCCATGGCGCTGGAGGCCGGGGACGACGGACTCGTATTTTACAGGGCCATTGCGGAACACTACCAGAAGGCCCTCCGCCCCGGCGGTGCGCTGGCGCTGGAGATCGGCTGGCAGCAGAGGGAGGCTGTGGAGGCCCTGCTGGAAGCAAACGGCTGGGTGGACATCACCTGCCGGAAGGATTTTGGCGGAAACGACCGCTGCGTAATGGCCCGCAGAGCAAAATAA
- the rpmJ gene encoding 50S ribosomal protein L36: protein MKVKPSVKPICEKCKVIRRKGRVMVICQNPKHKQRQG, encoded by the coding sequence ATGAAGGTCAAGCCTTCCGTGAAACCCATCTGCGAAAAGTGCAAGGTCATCCGCCGCAAAGGCCGCGTGATGGTCATCTGCCAGAACCCCAAGCATAAGCAGCGCCAGGGCTAA
- the rpsD gene encoding 30S ribosomal protein S4 produces MAKNTQPIAKRCKALGISPAVMGYAKKNTTRNSNGNMRKKQSEYATQLKEKQKVKFIYGVLEKQFHNAYLKAEAMPGKTGENLLQLMERRLDNVVFRLGFAQTRRDARQLVSHAHFTVNGKKVNIPSYLIKAGDVIEVRESSRSSAKFAKLTGPEAPVVALPSWLDREAGTLKGVVNKLPERSDIDYEVAEHLIVELYSK; encoded by the coding sequence ATGGCAAAGAATACGCAGCCTATCGCAAAGCGTTGCAAGGCCCTGGGCATTTCTCCTGCGGTCATGGGCTATGCAAAGAAGAATACTACCCGCAACTCCAATGGCAATATGCGCAAGAAGCAGTCTGAGTACGCTACTCAGCTGAAGGAGAAGCAGAAGGTCAAGTTCATCTACGGCGTGCTGGAGAAGCAGTTCCACAACGCCTACCTGAAGGCTGAGGCTATGCCCGGCAAGACCGGCGAGAACCTGCTCCAGCTCATGGAGCGCCGTCTGGACAACGTCGTGTTCCGTCTGGGCTTTGCTCAGACCCGCCGCGACGCTCGTCAGCTGGTCTCTCACGCTCACTTCACCGTCAACGGCAAGAAGGTCAACATCCCCTCTTACCTGATCAAGGCCGGTGATGTCATCGAGGTCCGTGAGTCCAGCCGCAGCTCTGCTAAGTTCGCTAAGCTGACTGGCCCTGAGGCTCCCGTCGTGGCTCTGCCCTCTTGGCTGGACCGTGAGGCCGGCACCCTGAAGGGCGTCGTCAACAAGCTCCCCGAGCGCAGCGACATCGACTACGAAGTTGCAGAGCACCTCATCGTCGAGCTGTACTCCAAGTAA
- the rpsM gene encoding 30S ribosomal protein S13 translates to MARIAGVDLPREKRVQVGLTYVYGIGQTTANKILAATGINPDTRVKDLTLEEEAKIRDYIDQANIIVEGDLRRNVALDIKRLVEIQSFRGTRHRKNLPCRGQRTKTNARTCKGPKRTVANKKK, encoded by the coding sequence ATGGCACGTATTGCCGGCGTTGACCTGCCCCGCGAGAAGCGCGTTCAGGTGGGTCTCACCTACGTTTACGGTATCGGTCAGACCACTGCCAACAAGATCCTGGCAGCTACTGGTATCAACCCCGATACCCGCGTCAAGGACCTGACTCTGGAAGAAGAGGCCAAGATCCGTGACTACATCGATCAGGCTAACATCATCGTCGAGGGCGACCTGCGTCGTAACGTCGCTCTGGACATCAAGCGCCTGGTTGAGATCCAGTCCTTCCGTGGCACCCGCCATCGTAAGAATCTGCCCTGCCGTGGCCAGCGTACCAAGACCAATGCACGTACCTGCAAGGGCCCGAAGCGCACGGTCGCTAACAAGAAGAAGTAA